One Sporichthyaceae bacterium DNA window includes the following coding sequences:
- the cobC gene encoding Rv2231c family pyridoxal phosphate-dependent protein CobC, producing the protein MTGPVRRGPEDPASLNLRHHGDDELVPGLIDLAVNVRVGGPPAWLRKVLADSLTTLSAYPQPEAAREAIAERHGRRQSDVLVTAGAAEAFTLIARAFAPRHPIVIHPQFTEPELALRIAGHPIDRLLLSPEDGFALPDYGVPPSADLVVIGNPTNPTSALHPAEALAGLARPGRLLVVDEAFMDAVPGEIESLAEETDIPGLIVVRSFTKTWGLAGLRVGYLLAAPDLIAALGAVQPHWAVSTPALAAAAACSTPTALAEAQAIASRIATDRAYLIKRLAQFDGVEVVGIPQAPFVLLQVRNGRKMRQRLRERGWAVRRGDSFPGLGPTWMRVAVRDPATTDGFLDALATVQLEGAFAGDHR; encoded by the coding sequence GTGACCGGTCCGGTCCGCCGCGGACCGGAGGATCCCGCGAGCCTGAACCTGCGGCACCACGGCGACGACGAACTCGTCCCCGGGCTGATCGACCTGGCCGTGAACGTGCGGGTCGGCGGGCCCCCGGCGTGGCTGCGCAAGGTGCTGGCCGACTCGTTGACGACGTTGTCGGCCTACCCGCAGCCGGAGGCGGCCCGTGAGGCGATCGCCGAGCGGCACGGCCGTCGACAGTCCGACGTGCTGGTGACGGCCGGCGCGGCGGAGGCGTTCACCTTGATTGCGCGAGCATTCGCACCGCGGCACCCGATCGTGATCCACCCGCAGTTCACCGAACCGGAGCTCGCATTGCGGATCGCCGGCCATCCGATCGACCGCCTGCTGCTGTCCCCGGAGGACGGCTTCGCGCTGCCCGACTACGGCGTCCCGCCCTCGGCCGACCTGGTCGTGATCGGCAACCCGACCAACCCGACGTCGGCGCTGCACCCCGCCGAGGCGCTGGCCGGGCTGGCCCGACCGGGTCGGCTGCTGGTCGTCGACGAGGCCTTCATGGACGCCGTCCCCGGCGAGATCGAATCGCTGGCCGAGGAAACCGACATCCCCGGCCTGATCGTGGTGCGCAGCTTCACCAAGACGTGGGGCCTGGCCGGGCTGCGGGTCGGGTACCTGCTGGCCGCGCCGGACCTGATCGCGGCGCTGGGGGCGGTCCAGCCGCACTGGGCCGTCAGCACGCCGGCGCTGGCCGCGGCGGCCGCGTGCAGCACGCCGACCGCGCTCGCCGAGGCGCAGGCGATTGCCTCGCGTATTGCCACCGACCGTGCGTACCTGATCAAGCGCCTGGCACAGTTCGACGGCGTGGAGGTCGTCGGGATACCGCAGGCTCCATTCGTGCTGCTGCAGGTCCGCAACGGCCGCAAGATGCGCCAACGGCTGCGGGAACGCGGTTGGGCGGTGCGCCGCGGCGACTCGTTCCCGGGCCTGGGCCCGACCTGGATGCGGGTCGCGGTCCGCGATCCGGCCACCACCGACGGCTTCCTGGACGCCCTGGCCACCGTCCAACTCGAGGGTGCATTCGCCGGAGATCATCGATGA